The following proteins come from a genomic window of Pieris napi chromosome 15, ilPieNapi1.2, whole genome shotgun sequence:
- the LOC125056676 gene encoding uncharacterized protein LOC125056676 isoform X1 has translation MVRGAALVLTLALTCCTVCCSVLVPTYVLPPDSFVRDQRSLASASDSQTAESQRTIKRLIGGHIKIKPEKDHGSPKNSIIFNEKSESGKFASVIAPDQPGGNVGWNQGIWDDGMLMSSAGEGKETKKIKEVDEDKKTLSDQVAEGKYGLIQNELFSKTPKRPGILSYEPNTETRSKDNLQSLGGLKKDEIWLAEDHLLVIKGGSFPERTNEPEQKVWPPIDNYEAPRRQVKLPNKPKVPPPFPVRLSDNGPLVFLTPNGSVPAPIFPPFPTGESEGSLPPPSFLYPPGTFDSPSYNQGNTTSGGASLPGPPFPFLPGNASEGAFPFPASMNGSFPEGFPPGAAFLPPPSNQSDLYDEDDPSIYYPPPYNFSYRNDYKGNVPAGPLVPGIILPPPPDFFAPDEDKATKEIRTTQSPPPTNTRTKSTSKRPSPTPVTFRGNYKARLTTTELPNTTETPITLTTPLANEIPTTTKYRKTQRVIPNRHPIKHYNNEAEIITRPKTEKPIYKTRTKLTSKPLSVSVYDYPEVYENKQTTTTQKPYVPYRVPEEEHINDISSTPAVPLRTYYSNVQNDEIPTTKLQPVYNRKPNENAVASFYFFDEQPKTRPPESNFDGRYYYQTVPSQASYAPRPNANQESQYQSGVGVAYGTFDQGDAFFLFPQKEGTRTFTQEYFSIQKPRPQPTYVPQPKARPDSFYQQISDIQQTIDYFTTKRPKAHRPHSTKQKPITSRPVYQYSYESKPRPEKLTFRAPKLDPEPFRPMVSYSKPFNGDNEFNAVTPSSASPNYQQYLVENIQVSTEAPTSSRYYPQTKLRDEDYEDVPIKENLPVNNRNQIPVQTGKPIHHVNRHPSTTPNPISNGYYTKHDERYIDDFTKSTFDIFGQKLDDGNRDDHGLAVTPPLETVKTPIDNNINLQYAYEIVESQSPNPPSLHGDTDVNHRHPRPPVNPDSEPVHPSQASAQLVEPHSPPSLAGDTIVNDRYPRPPIHPDSEFIPIANPNYRRGQQYREQPQEPQYTGEQYDLNRPSLVGDTDVNYRRPLPSINPDAEWIGAVNAAGEGRPGSLIRYRLPGEGAHVYFLTPQAAQAARERYRAPGYGR, from the coding sequence ATGGTGAGAGGGGCGGCGTTAGTGCTGACGTTAGCGCTGACGTGCTGCACAGTGTGTTGCAGCGTCCTTGTGCCGACATATGTATTGCCGCCTGACTCGTTCGTGCGCGATCAGCGTTCGCTGGCGTCCGCATCAGATTCACAGACTGCAGAATCACAAAGGACGATCAAACGTCTTATCGGTGGACATATAAAGATTAAACCTGAAAAGGATCATGGAAGCCCGAAAAATTCCATTATTTTCAATGAAAAGAGTGAAAGTGGGAAGTTCGCAAGCGTAATCGCGCCGGACCAGCCGGGCGGCAATGTCGGCTGGAACCAAGGTATTTGGGACGATGGCATGCTAATGTCTAGCGCCGGTGAGGGCaaagaaactaaaaagataaagGAAGTTGACGAAGATAAGAAAACATTGTCTGATCAGGTGGCTGAAGGAAAATATGGATTAATTCAGaatgaattattttcaaaGACGCCGAAACGACCAGGAATATTAAGTTACGAGCCAAACACTGAGACTAGATCGAAAGACAATTTACAAAGCTTAGGAGGTCTTAAGAAAGATGAAATTTGGCTCGCAGAAGATCATCTATTAGTGATAAAAGGGGGATCATTCCCTGAGCGTACAAATGAACCAGAACAAAAAGTATGGCCACCCATAGACAACTACGAGGCGCCTAGAAGGCAAGTAAAACTACCAAACAAACCAAAAGTTCCACCGCCCTTTCCCGTACGTCTCTCCGACAACGGTCCGCTCGTCTTCCTTACGCCTAACGGCAGTGTCCCTGCGCCCATTTTCCCTCCCTTCCCTACGGGAGAAAGCGAAGGCTCTCTACCGCCACCGTCATTCCTTTATCCACCAGGAACGTTCGACTCCCCGAGTTATAATCAAGGAAACACTACTTCCGGGGGAGCGTCGTTGCCAGGTCCTCCGTTCCCATTCCTTCCCGGGAATGCGAGCGAAGGGGCATTCCCTTTCCCTGCATCCATGAACGGCTCTTTTCCAGAAGGTTTTCCTCCGGGCGCCGCCTTTCTACCACCACCGAGCAACCAGTCAGACCTGTACGACGAAGACGACCCTTCGATATACTATCCGCCGCCTTACAATTTTTCTTATCGCAATGATTACAAGGGTAACGTTCCGGCTGGACCTTTAGTACCTGGAATAATTCTTCCACCACCACCGGACTTTTTTGCGCCAGACGAAGACAAGGCCACAAAAGAAATAAGGACTACACAAAGCCCACCACCGACTAATACACGTACTAAGAGTACATCAAAACGCCCTTCACCAACACCTGTAACATTCAGAGGAAATTACAAAGCCAGACTTACGACCACAGAGTTACCGAATACAACAGAAACTCCTATAACTTTAACAACACCGTTGGCTAATGAAATTCCAACTACAACTAAATACAGAAAAACGCAACGTGTTATACCCAATCGACACCCGATTAAACATTATAACAATGAAGCAGAAATTATTACGAGACCGAAAACTGAGAAACCTATCTACAAAACACGGACAAAACTTACTTCGAAACCACTTTCAGTTTCAGTGTATGATTACCCAGAAGTATACGAGAATAAGCAAACGACTACGACACAAAAGCCTTACGTACCCTACAGAGTACCAGAAGAAGAACACATCAATGACATTTCTTCGACTCCAGCAGTACCTTTACGAACATATTATTCAAACGTTCAAAACGATGAAATACCAACAACCAAATTACAACCCGTGTATAACAGAAAGCCAAATGAGAACGCTGTAGCTTCATTTTACTTCTTTGACGAGCAACCTAAGACGAGACCTCCAGAAAGTAATTTTGATGGCCGATACTATTACCAAACTGTACCCAGTCAAGCTTCATATGCACCTAGACCAAACGCTAATCAAGAGTCTCAATACCAGTCTGGAGTTGGCGTTGCTTACGGTACTTTTGATCAAGGAGATGCTTTCTTTTTATTTCCACAAAAAGAAGGAACTCGTACCTTCACACAAGAATACTTCAGTATTCAGAAACCGCGTCCACAACCTACTTATGTGCCACAGCCTAAAGCAAGACCCGACTCATTTTATCAACAAATATCCGATATTCAGCAAACAATTGACTACTTCACAACAAAAAGACCAAAAGCACATCGACCACATTCTACTAAACAAAAGCCAATCACATCACGGCCGGTTTATCAATACAGTTATGAAAGCAAGCCAAGACCCGAAAAATTAACATTCCGGGCACCAAAGCTTGATCCTGAACCTTTCCGTCCGATGGTCAGCTACAGCAAACCATTCAATGGCGATAATGAATTCAATGCAGTAACACCGTCCTCTGCGTCTCCGAATTATCAGCAATACCTAGTCGAAAACATTCAAGTAAGCACAGAAGCCCCAACATCATCCAGATATTATCCACAGACAAAATTAAGAGATGAGGACTATGAAGACGTGCCAATCAAGGAGAATTTGCCCGTCAATAACAGAAATCAAATTCCGGTACAAACTGGTAAACCAATTCATCACGTAAATAGACATCCTAGTACTACCCCTAATCCAATTAGCAACGGATACTACACGAAACACGACGAGCGATATATCGATGACTTCACAAAAAGTACGTTTGACATATTTGGTCAAAAACTTGACGACGGAAATCGGGATGATCACGGCTTGGCTGTTACTCCACCCCTTGAAACAGTTAAAACGCCTATCGACAACAACATAAACCTTCAATATGCCTATGAAATCGTTGAATCTCAAAGTCCTAACCCGCCGTCACTGCATGGAGACACTGATGTCAACCATAGACATCCACGCCCACCTGTAAACCCAGACAGTGAACCAGTCCATCCGTCACAAGCAAGCGCACAACTTGTGGAGCCTCACAGTCCACCATCTCTTGCAGGAGACACAATTGTTAACGACAGATACCCAAGACCGCCTATACACCCGGACAGTGAGTTTATACCCATAGCAAACCCTAATTATCGAAGAGGACAGCAATATAGAGAACAACCACAAGAGCCTCAGTATACTGGTGAACAGTACGACCTGAATAGGCCATCGTTGGTTGGAGACACAGACGTCAACTACAGAAGGCCTTTACCGTCAATCAATCCTGATGCAGAATGGATTGGGGCTGTTAACGCCGCAGGTGAAGGTCGACCGGGATCTCTCATTAGGTATAGGCTACCTGGGGAAGGAGCGCACGTGTATTTCCTCACCCCACAAGCGGCACAAGCCGCCAGGGAGAGGTACAGAGCTCCCGGCTACGGACGGTGA
- the LOC125056676 gene encoding uncharacterized protein LOC125056676 isoform X2, with the protein MVRGAALVLTLALTCCTVCCSVLVPTYVLPPDSFVRDQRSLASASDSQTAESQRTIKRLIGGHIKIKPEKDHGSPKNSIIFNEKSESGKFASVIAPDQPGGNVGWNQGIWDDGMLMSSAGEGKETKKIKEVDEDKKTLSDQVAEGKYGLIQNELFSKTPKRPGILSYEPNTETRSKDNLQSLGGLKKDEIWLAEDHLLVIKGGSFPERTNEPEQKVWPPIDNYEAPRRRFSSGRRLSTTTEQPVRPVRRRRPFDILSAALQFFLSQ; encoded by the exons ATGGTGAGAGGGGCGGCGTTAGTGCTGACGTTAGCGCTGACGTGCTGCACAGTGTGTTGCAGCGTCCTTGTGCCGACATATGTATTGCCGCCTGACTCGTTCGTGCGCGATCAGCGTTCGCTGGCGTCCGCATCAGATTCACAGACTGCAGAATCACAAAGGACGATCAAACGTCTTATCGGTGGACATATAAAGATTAAACCTGAAAAGGATCATGGAAGCCCGAAAAATTCCATTATTTTCAATGAAAAGAGTGAAAGTGGGAAGTTCGCAAGCGTAATCGCGCCGGACCAGCCGGGCGGCAATGTCGGCTGGAACCAAGGTATTTGGGACGATGGCATGCTAATGTCTAGCGCCGGTGAGGGCaaagaaactaaaaagataaagGAAGTTGACGAAGATAAGAAAACATTGTCTGATCAGGTGGCTGAAGGAAAATATGGATTAATTCAGaatgaattattttcaaaGACGCCGAAACGACCAGGAATATTAAGTTACGAGCCAAACACTGAGACTAGATCGAAAGACAATTTACAAAGCTTAGGAGGTCTTAAGAAAGATGAAATTTGGCTCGCAGAAGATCATCTATTAGTGATAAAAGGGGGATCATTCCCTGAGCGTACAAATGAACCAGAACAAAAAGTATGGCCACCCATAGACAACTACGAGGCGCCTAGAAG AAGGTTTTCCTCCGGGCGCCGCCTTTCTACCACCACCGAGCAACCAGTCAGACCTGTACGACGAAGACGACCCTTCGATATACTATCCGCCGCCTTACAATTTTTCTTATCGCAATGA